One segment of Megachile rotundata isolate GNS110a chromosome 4, iyMegRotu1, whole genome shotgun sequence DNA contains the following:
- the IKKbeta gene encoding inhibitor of nuclear factor kappa B kinase subunit beta isoform X1, which yields MTAKTSIDGWSLHRILGSGGFGIVELWAHANGTKLAIKRCKWDVTQLTETQRNRWINEVHIMKRLKHQNIIKGLELPFKYPDDKLELPVLCMEFCKKGDLRKVLNKAENCCGVSEKEAISVMKDISSAVEYLHANSITHRDLKPENIVLQYTQNTIEYKLIDLGYAKELGEASISASIVGTLNYVAPELLWKQKYSCSVDYWSLGILFYELVTGSRPFLPRMQHTMTWMQHIKNKGYDVIRASESEGTIIFGTDIAYPTNLSRCLRDKLAGWFRVVLQWDPKKRGKQCDENGVEQTVVFQLLHNILSKEIIHVFCVLTYQIYSYEVVPTTSIADLQAMIEKDTTIPVNQQTLTDYFGKIFIDNKQPLLPQVKDPVLFVFKHGSTLVDSIPTPNIPPKIQKMIELSRTQLDIETVKDYYKVATFFIKQEIYLFQLYIFAITIEVDLLMKRRNTFNQNITNTTENINTLLYKLSVIRTEQKKNLNEERMKALETNFVKVTKLVKAAEQIKLKFDLFIEESNELQKTAQSIDCIKNLSHLYDKAVKILESCDNENPHKSAKPTDMVKLIFNFLQVLDTQFHNNNIPEILKQTTKLETDLLILERIFDSVLAMTTVYHEEIQNIIQFTFDYKSEMPNTNMCSSEPIESIHMQAMKSLSNNTTANYDLINDSLVIRYTFDNLLLEIQKKYMKMIGSET from the exons ATGACTGCTAAAACTTCGATCGATGGATGGAGTCTTCATAGAATACTTGGAAGTGGAGGTTTTGGTATTGTTGAACTTTGGGCACATGCAAATGGCACAAAACTTG CAATCAAACGATGTAAATGGGATGTTACACAGTTAACAGAAACACAACGAAACAGATGGATTAATGAAGTACATATAATGAAACGTTTAAAACATCAAAATATCATTAAAGGATTAGAATTGCCTTTTAAATATCCAGATGACAAATTAGAATTACCTGTACTATGTATGGAATTTTGCAAGAAAGGTGATCTTAGAAAG GTTCTAAACAAAGCAGAAAATTGTTGTGGAGTTAGTGAAAAAGAAGCAATTAGTGTTATGAAAGATATTTCTTCTGCAGTAGAATATCTACATGCTAACAGTATTACTCATCGTGACTTAAAACCTGAGAATATAGTCTTACAATATACACAAAATACT attgaatataaattaatagatttaGGATATGCAAAAGAACTTGGAGAAGCTAGTATCTCCGCATCTATAGTAGGTACATTAAATTATGTAGCTCCAGAACTTTTATGGAAACAAAAGTATAGTTGTTCTGTAGACTATTGGAGTTTGGGCATTCTCTTTTATGAACTTGTCACTGGTTCAAGGCCATTTCTTCCAAGAATGCAACATACTATGACATG gatgcaacatattaaaaataaaggatATGATGTTATCCGTGCCTCTGAATCAGAAGGAACAATAATTTTTGGCACAGATATTGCTTATCCCACAAATTTATCAAG GTGTCTTAGAGATAAATTAGCAGGTTGGTTTAGAGTAGTATTACAATGGGATCCAAAAAAGAGAGGAAAACAGTGTGATGAAAATGGAGTGGAACAAACTGTTGTATTTCAATTATTGCATAATATTCTCTCTAAAGAAATAATTCATGTGTTCTGTGTATTAACATACCAAATTTACTCATACGAAGTAGTTCCTACTACTAGTATTGCAGATTTACAAGCTATGATTGAAAAAGATACTACCATTCCAGTAAACCAACAAACTCTAACTGATTACtttggtaaaatttttattgacaATAAGCAACCACTTTTACCACAAGTTAAG GACCCAGTTCTATTTGTTTTTAAACATGGAAGTACTTTAGTAGATAGCATACCTACACCAAATATtcctccaaaaattcaaaaaatgataGAATTGTCAAGAACACAATTAGATATTGAAACAGTAAAGGATTATTATAAAGTAGCCACCTTTTTTATTAAacaagaaatatatttatttcaactgTATATTTTTGCTATAACTATTGAAGT agATTTATTAATGAAAAGACGTAATacatttaatcaaaatataacaaatacgacagaaaatataaatactCTATTGTATAAATTATCCGTTATTCGTactgaacagaaaaaaaatttaaatgaagAACGAATGAAAGCTTTGGAAACTAATTTTGTAAAAGTTACTAAGCTAGTTAAAGCTGctgaacaaataaaattaaaatttgacttATTTATTGAAGAAAGCAATGAGTTACAAAAAACAGCTCAATCTATCGATTGTATCAAAAATTTGTCTCACTT ATATGATAAAGCTGTGAAAATACTTGAGTCATGTGACAACGAAAATCCTCATAAAAGTGCAAAACCAACAGATATGGTAAAATTAATCTTCAATTTCTTACAAGTATTGGACACACAATTTCATAATAACAATATTCCTGAAATTTTAAA GCAAACAACAAAATTGGAAACAGATCTTCTAATACTGGAAAGAATATTTGATTCAGTTCTTGCTATGACAACTGTATATCATgaagaaattcaaaatataatacaatttacgTTTGATTACAAGTCTGAAATGCCTAATACGAATATGTGTTCAAGTGAACCAATTGAAAGTATACATATGCAGGCTATGAAAAGTTTATCAAATAACACTACAGCAAATTATGACTTAATAAATGACAGTTTAGTCATACGTTATAC GTTCGATAATCTTTTGCTAGAAATACAGAAGAAATACATGAAAATGATTGGTTCAGAGACATAA
- the IKKbeta gene encoding inhibitor of nuclear factor kappa B kinase subunit beta isoform X2, translated as MKRLKHQNIIKGLELPFKYPDDKLELPVLCMEFCKKGDLRKVLNKAENCCGVSEKEAISVMKDISSAVEYLHANSITHRDLKPENIVLQYTQNTIEYKLIDLGYAKELGEASISASIVGTLNYVAPELLWKQKYSCSVDYWSLGILFYELVTGSRPFLPRMQHTMTWMQHIKNKGYDVIRASESEGTIIFGTDIAYPTNLSRCLRDKLAGWFRVVLQWDPKKRGKQCDENGVEQTVVFQLLHNILSKEIIHVFCVLTYQIYSYEVVPTTSIADLQAMIEKDTTIPVNQQTLTDYFGKIFIDNKQPLLPQVKDPVLFVFKHGSTLVDSIPTPNIPPKIQKMIELSRTQLDIETVKDYYKVATFFIKQEIYLFQLYIFAITIEVDLLMKRRNTFNQNITNTTENINTLLYKLSVIRTEQKKNLNEERMKALETNFVKVTKLVKAAEQIKLKFDLFIEESNELQKTAQSIDCIKNLSHLYDKAVKILESCDNENPHKSAKPTDMVKLIFNFLQVLDTQFHNNNIPEILKQTTKLETDLLILERIFDSVLAMTTVYHEEIQNIIQFTFDYKSEMPNTNMCSSEPIESIHMQAMKSLSNNTTANYDLINDSLVIRYTFDNLLLEIQKKYMKMIGSET; from the exons ATGAAACGTTTAAAACATCAAAATATCATTAAAGGATTAGAATTGCCTTTTAAATATCCAGATGACAAATTAGAATTACCTGTACTATGTATGGAATTTTGCAAGAAAGGTGATCTTAGAAAG GTTCTAAACAAAGCAGAAAATTGTTGTGGAGTTAGTGAAAAAGAAGCAATTAGTGTTATGAAAGATATTTCTTCTGCAGTAGAATATCTACATGCTAACAGTATTACTCATCGTGACTTAAAACCTGAGAATATAGTCTTACAATATACACAAAATACT attgaatataaattaatagatttaGGATATGCAAAAGAACTTGGAGAAGCTAGTATCTCCGCATCTATAGTAGGTACATTAAATTATGTAGCTCCAGAACTTTTATGGAAACAAAAGTATAGTTGTTCTGTAGACTATTGGAGTTTGGGCATTCTCTTTTATGAACTTGTCACTGGTTCAAGGCCATTTCTTCCAAGAATGCAACATACTATGACATG gatgcaacatattaaaaataaaggatATGATGTTATCCGTGCCTCTGAATCAGAAGGAACAATAATTTTTGGCACAGATATTGCTTATCCCACAAATTTATCAAG GTGTCTTAGAGATAAATTAGCAGGTTGGTTTAGAGTAGTATTACAATGGGATCCAAAAAAGAGAGGAAAACAGTGTGATGAAAATGGAGTGGAACAAACTGTTGTATTTCAATTATTGCATAATATTCTCTCTAAAGAAATAATTCATGTGTTCTGTGTATTAACATACCAAATTTACTCATACGAAGTAGTTCCTACTACTAGTATTGCAGATTTACAAGCTATGATTGAAAAAGATACTACCATTCCAGTAAACCAACAAACTCTAACTGATTACtttggtaaaatttttattgacaATAAGCAACCACTTTTACCACAAGTTAAG GACCCAGTTCTATTTGTTTTTAAACATGGAAGTACTTTAGTAGATAGCATACCTACACCAAATATtcctccaaaaattcaaaaaatgataGAATTGTCAAGAACACAATTAGATATTGAAACAGTAAAGGATTATTATAAAGTAGCCACCTTTTTTATTAAacaagaaatatatttatttcaactgTATATTTTTGCTATAACTATTGAAGT agATTTATTAATGAAAAGACGTAATacatttaatcaaaatataacaaatacgacagaaaatataaatactCTATTGTATAAATTATCCGTTATTCGTactgaacagaaaaaaaatttaaatgaagAACGAATGAAAGCTTTGGAAACTAATTTTGTAAAAGTTACTAAGCTAGTTAAAGCTGctgaacaaataaaattaaaatttgacttATTTATTGAAGAAAGCAATGAGTTACAAAAAACAGCTCAATCTATCGATTGTATCAAAAATTTGTCTCACTT ATATGATAAAGCTGTGAAAATACTTGAGTCATGTGACAACGAAAATCCTCATAAAAGTGCAAAACCAACAGATATGGTAAAATTAATCTTCAATTTCTTACAAGTATTGGACACACAATTTCATAATAACAATATTCCTGAAATTTTAAA GCAAACAACAAAATTGGAAACAGATCTTCTAATACTGGAAAGAATATTTGATTCAGTTCTTGCTATGACAACTGTATATCATgaagaaattcaaaatataatacaatttacgTTTGATTACAAGTCTGAAATGCCTAATACGAATATGTGTTCAAGTGAACCAATTGAAAGTATACATATGCAGGCTATGAAAAGTTTATCAAATAACACTACAGCAAATTATGACTTAATAAATGACAGTTTAGTCATACGTTATAC GTTCGATAATCTTTTGCTAGAAATACAGAAGAAATACATGAAAATGATTGGTTCAGAGACATAA
- the IKKbeta gene encoding inhibitor of nuclear factor kappa B kinase subunit beta isoform X3, which translates to MKDISSAVEYLHANSITHRDLKPENIVLQYTQNTIEYKLIDLGYAKELGEASISASIVGTLNYVAPELLWKQKYSCSVDYWSLGILFYELVTGSRPFLPRMQHTMTWMQHIKNKGYDVIRASESEGTIIFGTDIAYPTNLSRCLRDKLAGWFRVVLQWDPKKRGKQCDENGVEQTVVFQLLHNILSKEIIHVFCVLTYQIYSYEVVPTTSIADLQAMIEKDTTIPVNQQTLTDYFGKIFIDNKQPLLPQVKDPVLFVFKHGSTLVDSIPTPNIPPKIQKMIELSRTQLDIETVKDYYKVATFFIKQEIYLFQLYIFAITIEVDLLMKRRNTFNQNITNTTENINTLLYKLSVIRTEQKKNLNEERMKALETNFVKVTKLVKAAEQIKLKFDLFIEESNELQKTAQSIDCIKNLSHLYDKAVKILESCDNENPHKSAKPTDMVKLIFNFLQVLDTQFHNNNIPEILKQTTKLETDLLILERIFDSVLAMTTVYHEEIQNIIQFTFDYKSEMPNTNMCSSEPIESIHMQAMKSLSNNTTANYDLINDSLVIRYTFDNLLLEIQKKYMKMIGSET; encoded by the exons ATGAAAGATATTTCTTCTGCAGTAGAATATCTACATGCTAACAGTATTACTCATCGTGACTTAAAACCTGAGAATATAGTCTTACAATATACACAAAATACT attgaatataaattaatagatttaGGATATGCAAAAGAACTTGGAGAAGCTAGTATCTCCGCATCTATAGTAGGTACATTAAATTATGTAGCTCCAGAACTTTTATGGAAACAAAAGTATAGTTGTTCTGTAGACTATTGGAGTTTGGGCATTCTCTTTTATGAACTTGTCACTGGTTCAAGGCCATTTCTTCCAAGAATGCAACATACTATGACATG gatgcaacatattaaaaataaaggatATGATGTTATCCGTGCCTCTGAATCAGAAGGAACAATAATTTTTGGCACAGATATTGCTTATCCCACAAATTTATCAAG GTGTCTTAGAGATAAATTAGCAGGTTGGTTTAGAGTAGTATTACAATGGGATCCAAAAAAGAGAGGAAAACAGTGTGATGAAAATGGAGTGGAACAAACTGTTGTATTTCAATTATTGCATAATATTCTCTCTAAAGAAATAATTCATGTGTTCTGTGTATTAACATACCAAATTTACTCATACGAAGTAGTTCCTACTACTAGTATTGCAGATTTACAAGCTATGATTGAAAAAGATACTACCATTCCAGTAAACCAACAAACTCTAACTGATTACtttggtaaaatttttattgacaATAAGCAACCACTTTTACCACAAGTTAAG GACCCAGTTCTATTTGTTTTTAAACATGGAAGTACTTTAGTAGATAGCATACCTACACCAAATATtcctccaaaaattcaaaaaatgataGAATTGTCAAGAACACAATTAGATATTGAAACAGTAAAGGATTATTATAAAGTAGCCACCTTTTTTATTAAacaagaaatatatttatttcaactgTATATTTTTGCTATAACTATTGAAGT agATTTATTAATGAAAAGACGTAATacatttaatcaaaatataacaaatacgacagaaaatataaatactCTATTGTATAAATTATCCGTTATTCGTactgaacagaaaaaaaatttaaatgaagAACGAATGAAAGCTTTGGAAACTAATTTTGTAAAAGTTACTAAGCTAGTTAAAGCTGctgaacaaataaaattaaaatttgacttATTTATTGAAGAAAGCAATGAGTTACAAAAAACAGCTCAATCTATCGATTGTATCAAAAATTTGTCTCACTT ATATGATAAAGCTGTGAAAATACTTGAGTCATGTGACAACGAAAATCCTCATAAAAGTGCAAAACCAACAGATATGGTAAAATTAATCTTCAATTTCTTACAAGTATTGGACACACAATTTCATAATAACAATATTCCTGAAATTTTAAA GCAAACAACAAAATTGGAAACAGATCTTCTAATACTGGAAAGAATATTTGATTCAGTTCTTGCTATGACAACTGTATATCATgaagaaattcaaaatataatacaatttacgTTTGATTACAAGTCTGAAATGCCTAATACGAATATGTGTTCAAGTGAACCAATTGAAAGTATACATATGCAGGCTATGAAAAGTTTATCAAATAACACTACAGCAAATTATGACTTAATAAATGACAGTTTAGTCATACGTTATAC GTTCGATAATCTTTTGCTAGAAATACAGAAGAAATACATGAAAATGATTGGTTCAGAGACATAA
- the Sec63 gene encoding translocation protein Sec63: protein MSGQKLQYDESGGTFFYFLLSFLALLLIPGTYYLWPRCPKQDPDQEAKECQCDGCKKKKIILHRNEPWKETKALFMKFMIIFGWIILIFLAYKVSQFDYEMTNFDPFEILGVPPSASQSDIKKAYRKLSLILHPDKETGNEKAFMKLTKAYRALTDEEARKNWEKYGNPDGPGAMSFGIALPSWIVEKENSVWVLGLYLLVFMCALPTAVGTWWYKSIRYTGDQVLLETTQLYYVFFIKTPSMSLKRVIMILAASFEFHKKRNAEIVERYTDSEEVYSLIKQLPDLGVKNKETPLCDSYSIKARALIHAHLSRLQLNPETLEKDRQYIIKKCPYLIQEMVTCVNRVILLAYARRVPRLPTIKTVENCMKLCSMIVQGFWEFKNPLLQLPHITEDNLKCFLPKKHQIKSLQQFAQLKGEERRLILRNLSDSQYEDVMKVLGNMPYIEFKVRSEVIDDENPTVYTAGAIVTVTVSLTRKDMKHLFGDDTIKEQTMIDDSKIGNDAPDEVIEEQIQSVRKPAWLRQKKGQKKSHKKGPSKKFAAPKNAQSQYGNNNAQQTNTPNARKKEDKGEKESSKDRSDVSDSDVDSDRSDDEDSHDKKDVSIDDDDTEWERFQQKLSKREKVLEGRSNLSHEVHCPLFPDVKQEYWWVYICDRKSQTLLTAPVHVTSLAHFEEVQLKFTAPRWPGVYTFTVCLRSDSYLGFDQAQDIKLDVKEAPEVPTEHPQWDISDEETAEDVDAADEHSEFTTDEDISDNE from the exons ATGAGCGGCCAAAAATTGCAATATGACGAAAGCGGTGGAACGTTTTTCTACTTTTTACTGTCATTCCTGGCACTTCTTTTGATACCTGGGACCTACTACCTTTGGCCACGTTGCCCCAAACAAG ATCCCGATCAAGAGGCTAAAGAGTGTCAATGTGATGGatgtaaaaagaagaaaattattttgcacCGTAATGAACCATGGAAAGAAACCAAAGCATTATTTAT GaaatttatgattatttttgggTGGATAATCCTTATTTTTTTGGCATATAAGGTATCACAATTTGACTATGAAATGACCAATTTTGATCCTTTTGAAATACTTGGAGTTCCTCCT TCCGCAAGTCAAAGTGACATTAAAAAAGCATACCGTAAactttctttaattcttcatccAGATAAAGAAACTGGAAATGAAAAGGCATTTATGAAATTAACTAAAG CTTATCGAGCGCTAACGGATGAGGAAGCTCGAAAAAACTGGGAAAAGTATGGAAATCCAGATGGTCCAGGAGCAATGAGTTTTGGAATAGCTTTACCATCTTGGatagttgaaaaagaaaattcagTATGGGTTTTAGGATTGTATTTGTTGGTGTTCATGTGTGCTTTGCCAACTGCTGTTGGAACATGGTGGTATAAGAGTATTCGTTATACTGGTGATcaa gtGTTACTAGAGACTACTCAATTATATTATgtcttttttattaaaactcCATCTATGTCACTGAAAAGAGTTATTATGATTCTTGCTGCTTCATTTGAATTTCACAAGAAACGGAATGCAGAAATAGTTGAAAGATACACAGATAGTGAAGAAGTTTATTCA CTTATCAAACAACTGCCAGACCTAGGAGTAAAAAATAAGGAAACACCACTATGTGACTCCTATTCAATTAAAGCTAGAGCTTTAATTCATGCACATTTATCTCGCCTACAGCTAAATCCAGAAACATTAGAAAAAGATAGACAgtacataataaaaaaatgtccatATTTAATTCAAGAAATGGTAACTTGCGTTAATCGAGTGATTCTATTAGCTTATGCTAGAAGAG TCCCGCGTTTACCAACTATTAAAACTGTAGAAAATTGTATGAAGTTATGTTCAATGATAGTacaaggattttgggaatttaaaaatcctcTTTTACAGTTACCACATATAACGGAAGATAATTTAAAATGCTTCTTACCAAAAAAG CATCAAATCAAAAGTCTTCAACAATTTGCACAATTGAAAGGAGAAGAAAGAAGACTGATCCTTAGAAACTTATCAGACAGTCAATATGAAGATGTAATGAAAGTCCTTGGAAATATGCCGTATATAGAGTTTAAAGTGCGTTCTGAAG TAATCGACGATGAAAACCCAACTGTTTATACTGCTGGTGCTATTGTAACTGTAACAGTATCATTAACTCGTAAAGATATGAAACATTTATTCGGAGATGACACCATCAAAGAACAAACAATGATTGATGATAGTAAAATAGGTAACGATGCTCCCGATGAAGTGATAGAAGAGCAAATTCAGTCTGTCAGAAAGCCAGCGTGGCTCAGACAAAAGAAAGGTCAAAAGAAATCTCATAAAAAGGGACCTAGTAAGAAATTTGCTGCACCAAAAAATGCGCAGTCtcaatatggtaataataatgCTCAACAAACAAATACTCCTAATGCAAGGAAAAAAGAGGACAAAGGAGAAAAAGAGTCTTCCAAAGATAGATCTGATGTAAGTGACAGTGATGTTGATAGTGACAGAAGTGACGATGAAGATAGTCATGATAAAAAAGACGTATCCATTGACGACGACGATACAGAATGGGAaag GTTTCAGCAAAAACTCTCAAAAAGAGAAAAAGTTTTAGAGGGAAGAAGTAATTTATCGCACGAAGTGCATTGTCCACTTTTTCCAGATGTTAAACAGGAATACTGGTGGGTTTACATCTGTGATCGTAAGAGTCAAACGTTGTTGACAGCTCCCGTTCACGTTACATCGTTAGCACATTTTGAAGAAGTTCAGTTAAAATTTACAGCGCCACGATGGCCAGGTGTTTATACATTTACTGTATGTTTACGTAGTGATTCTTATCTTGGCTTTGATCAAGCTCAAGATATTAAG ttgGATGTAAAAGAAGCACCAGAAGTACCCACAGAACATCCTCAATGGGATATTTCAGATGAAGAAACTGCAGAGGATGTTGATGCAGCTGATGAACATTCCGAGTTCACAACTGATGAAGATATCAGCGACAATGAGTAA
- the SMSr gene encoding sphingomyelin synthase related, with protein MMTAKNVAEWTQQDVAKWLNEAGHKNFVDLFDYEDIDGKVLLTLKEDDVKSICHNERYKFGDIKRLYINIKQLQRDNMAVLFELGYIDIYPSPNFYSHHKHEMPIKGINNENSIEHEFCSASVSEDGHASHLPPEIWKAFISLAYLFIVTWITAFVMVIVHDRVPDMKKYPPLPDIFLDNVPHIPWAFDMCEVTGTILFAIWLIVLIFHKYRFILLRRFFALSGTVFLLRCVTMLITSLSVPGAHLQCQPRKVPEDWTSSAYVELYNKIAMAYVIWRGAGMSIQGVRTCGDYMFSGHTVALTMLNFFITEYTPRQLYFLHTFTWMLNMFGIFFILAAHEHYSIDVFVAFYITSRLFLYYHTLANNQALMQRDSNRTRIWFPLFSFFESSVDGIVPNEYESPSLIICNLVGTGKDIWNLVRSSICFRKSWRNINGSIKTSTKKEH; from the exons aTGATGACTGCAAAAAATGTAGCTGAGTGGACACAACAAGATGTGGCAAAATGGCTTAATGAAGCTGGACACaaaaattttgttgatttatttGACTATGAAGACATTGATGGCAAGGTGTTGTTAACTTTGAAAGAAGATGATGTGAAGTCGATATGTCACAATGAAAGATACAAATTTGGAGACATTAAAAGactatatattaatataaagcaATTGCAAAGAGATAATATGGCAGTATTATTTGAATTAGGATACATCGACATATATCCTTCACCTAATTTTTACAGTCATCATAAGCATGAA ATGCCTATTAAGGGTATAAATAATGAGAACTCTATCGAACATGAATTTTGTTCAGCATCTGTCTCAGAAGATGGACATGCGTCACATTTACCACCAGAAATCTGGAAGGCTTTCATTAGTTtggcttatttatttattgttacatgGATTACTGCCTTTGTGATGGTCATTGTTCATGATAGAGTTCCAGATATGAAAAAATATCCTCCATTACCTGACATATTTTTAGATAATGTTCCACATATTCCTTGGGCATTTGATATGTGTGAAGTTACAGGAACCATACTTTTTGCAATATGGcttattgtattaattttccACAAATACAG GTTTATCTTACTACGAAGATTTTTTGCTTTATCTGGTACAGTCTTCCTTTTAAGATGCGTTACAATGCTTATTACTTCCTTATCAGTACCAGGTGCACATTTGCAATGTCAACCACGTAAGGTTCCTGAAGATTGGACAAg TTCTGCATACGTAGAATTGTATAATAAGATTGCTATGGCTTATGTTATATGGCGTGGTGCTGGTATGTCTATCCAAGGTGTTAGAACTTGTGGTGATTATATGTTTAGCGGACATACTGTTGCCCTTACCatgttaaattttttcattacaGAAT ATACACCGCGACAATTGTACTTCTTACATACCTTTACCTGGATGCTCAACATGTTTGGTATATTCTTCATTTTAGCCGCACACGAACATTATTCTATTGATGTTTTTGTAGCCTTTTATATTACTTCTCGACTGTTTCTTTATTACCATACGTTAGCAAATAATCAAGCATTGATGCAACGTGATTCCAATAGGACCAGAATTTGGTTTCCATTATTTAGTTTTTTTGAATCTTCCGTTGATGGCATTGTACCAAACGAGTACGAATCACCGTCGttgattatttgtaatttgGTGGGTACAGGGAAAGATATATGGAATTTGGTACGATCTTCAATTTGCTTCCGTAAATCATGGCGCAATATAAATGGTAGTATAAAAACTAGCACAAAGAAAGAACACTAG
- the SmydA-5 gene encoding SET and MYND domain containing, arthropod-specific, member 5: MESQTEGVCPICNGHATLKCSGCKQQFYCNKDHQRQDWKRHRSVCQAWEIHEDSELGRHLLASRDLDPGDVVLSEAPVVWGPALHGDDQRLCVGCGKQCKSSSTRCNSCGWAACKMDCPGLTDNTTHGLECSYLIKTAIFPRSDVLLVIRMLLLWRKKSKQWMALEKLQSHDDSRGPGTQAYEEAMNMCEHIQRFLPAIGAGKEIVAKICGLIDVNALETAPPRGCVAIYNTACLLEHSCVANTRHSFSIDDKGRPKITVKALCSIKKGEHLSTMYTHALWATRARRAHLLETKYFSCRCKRCADPTELGSHLGTLKCPHDNGFILPKDPLDFETDWACDSCPGVLTASEVMQFTGKLEEDVDQVMYQPSKNALIDLYSRLTTLLHPSHQQCITVSHSLIQLLPASDPRKAELCKRVMETTKLLDPHGARVALYTAVALRELSACPGEDKKDLLEKALSLLQYEPENSPGHKLRTLINTELKYM; this comes from the exons ATGGAATCGCAGACGGAAGGAGTATGTCCGATCTGCAACGGTCACGCAACACTGAAATGCAGCGGTTGCAAGCAGCAATTTTATTGCAACAAGGATCACCAGCGACAAGATTGGAAGCGACACCGATCCGTGTGTCAGGCATGGGAGATTCACGAGGACTCTGAACTGGGTAGACATTTATTGGCATCGAGGGACCTGGATCCAGGCGATGTGGTCTTGTCGGAGGCCCCAGTGGTTTGGGGCCCTGCTCTGCACGGGGACGATCAAAGACTTTGTGTGGGATGCGGAAAACAATGCAAAAGTAGCAGCACCAGGTGTAATAGCTGTGGCTGGGCAGCATGCAAGATGGACTGTCCTGGTCTGACAGATAATACTACACATGGGTTGGAGTGCTCGTATCTTATCAAAACCGCGATATTTCCTAG ATCAGATGTTCTACTGGTGATCCGTATGTTACTACTATGGCGCAAAAAATCTAAACAATGGATGGCTTTAGAAAAATTGCAAAGCCATGATGATTCTCGTGGTCCTGGAACACAGGCGTACGAAGAAGCCATGAATATGTGTGAACATATTCAACGTTTTTTACCAGCAATCGGTGCTGGTAAAGAAATTGTTGCCAAAATTTGTGGCTTGATAGATGTTAACGCGTTGGAAACCGCACCTCCTAGAGGATGTGTTGCCATTTATAATACGGCTTGTCTTTTGGAACATTCTTGTGTTGCTAACACGAGACACAGCTTTTCAATCGATGACAAAGGAAGACCAAAAATTACGGTCAAAGCACTTTGTTCTATTAAAAA AGGGGAACATTTGAGTACAATGTACACCCATGCCCTGTGGGCAACGAGAGCCCGAAGAGCTCATCTACTGGAGACGAAATACTTTTCTTGTCGTTGTAAACGGTGCGCCGACCCAACAGAGTTAGGATCACATCTCGGTACTTTGAAATGTCCACACGATAACGGTTTTATTTTACCAAAAGACCCACTGGACTTCGAAACAGACTGGGCCTGTGATTCGTGTCCCGGTGTTCTCACAGCGTCGGAAGTGATGCAGTTCACTGGAAAATTGGAGGAAGATGTCGACCAAGTTATGTATCAACCGAGCAAGAACGCTTTGATCGATCTCTATTCcag ACTCACAACATTGTTGCATCCCAGTCACCAACAGTGCATCACCGTTAGTCATTCGTTGATTCAACTACTGCCCGCAAGTGACCCAAGAAAAGCCGAGCTGTGCAAACGTGTTATGGAAACAACCAAATTGTTGGATCCTCACGGGGCGAGGGTTGCATTGTACACGGCTGTTGCTTTAAGAGAATTATCCGCTTGTCCGGGAGAAGACAAGAAGGATCTTTTAGAAAAAGCGTTGTCCCTGCTGCAATACGAGCCGGAGAATTCGCCTGGTCATAAGCTTAGGACGTTAATAAATACCGAATTAAAATACATGTAA